In one window of Zingiber officinale cultivar Zhangliang chromosome 11A, Zo_v1.1, whole genome shotgun sequence DNA:
- the LOC122030899 gene encoding protein LAX PANICLE 2-like, whose product MYNVPMIPDYDLRRQRHCVSCGLISRCGRAYFHDLRGPLKPNPHSMAYDDELSPAPQDDRRGDDEVCPATSTDWLRLSLGPPPNPLSSNVAAASSGGSERMKTSSASSSAALFSPLPLLAFWPSSSASGFPNPPAEDMAGPMVPWTGPHSREPPPQYWGRFWNVGNTNLALGGGPALILPPAMPEFVARQLAHPMMSSAGAPRMAVRVVSPPRRPQSGVWVTLQAKRNRGREPFLPQIPKSYLRIKDGRMTVRLLIKYLMNKLVLEDESEVEITCRGQRLLPSLSLLHVRDQLWCSRESSSSAAMPLQDSLNPDHIMMLHYGRRSPSSCIL is encoded by the exons ATGTACAACGTTCCGATGATCCCCGATTATGACCTCCGCCGCCAGAGACACTGCGTATCTTGTGGGCTCATATCGCGCTGCGGCCGCGCCTATTTCCATGATCTCCGAGGCCCCTTGAAACCGAACCCCCACTCTATGGCCTACGACGACGAGCTCTCCCCGGCTCCGCAGGACGACCGAAGAGGCGATGACGAAGTTTGCCCCGCCACATCCACCGATTGGCTCCGATTATCCCTCGGGCCGCCCCCTAACCCTCTTTCCTCCAACGTCGCTGCCGCCTCGAGCGGTGGCTCCGAGCGGATGAAGACATCCTCTGCCTCCTCTTCGGCAGCTCTGTTCTCGCCGTTGCCACTTCTAGCATTTTGGCCAAGCAGTAGCGCGAGCGGCTTCCccaaccctccggcggaagataTGGCGGGGCCGATGGTGCCCTGGACCGGTCCCCACAGTAGGGAACCGCCGCCGCAATATTGGGGGCGATTTTGGAATGTTGGCAACACGAATCTCGCCCTTGGCGGTGGTCCCGCGCTGATTCTTCCTCCGGCAATGCCGGAGTTCGTCGCGCGGCAGCTCGCGCACCCGATGATGAGCTCGGCGGGGGCTCCGCGCATGGCGGTGAGGGTTGTTAGCCCTCCGAGAAGACCTCAATCGGGCGTTTGGGTCACGCTTCAGGCCAAGCGAAACCG CGGGAGGGAGCCTTTTTTGCCTCAGATACCAAAGAGCTACCTGAGGATCAA GGATGGAAGGATGACAGTTAGGTTGCTGATCAAGTACTTGATGAACAAGCTGGTTTTGGAGGATGAATCTgag GTGGAAATTACATGCAGAGGCCAAAGGCTTCTTCCCTCCTTGTCGTTGCTGCATGTTCGAGACCAGCTCTGGTGCTCGAGGGAGTCATCTTCGTCGGCGGCGATGCCGCTGCAAGACTCGCTTAATCCTGACCACATCATGATGTTGCACTACGGTAGAAGAAGCCCGTCCTCGTGTATTCTTTAA